In the Naumovozyma dairenensis CBS 421 chromosome 4, complete genome genome, one interval contains:
- the NDAI0D00470 gene encoding uncharacterized protein yields MAQVITHSIFNYNKDVLEDNDKSMWEHPTDRAAELPYKKIRITAFRYEIIEVSDGNTNKMRGMAFFEKLKNGHNSTRVFLVPSFYHDLYSDCLSPMPIAGHFLFRDQYFRVAKVYFMKVGTDVVISLESGVFDTAVVNMLVQDLAAGHLFHPGSDWYLRQSLRRFTLSLDTTIKEWENVYHPPAKKLTCQDVREEISKLIDIEGLLNLAPKILSEDITIAGGFSEQESEERRKRLHRVIIPAKQRTYDVKIILFCRIYPELPRKLFAGLVGLMQTFMKVLSPVLSTLSQLNTISTPAKIIVLLMALTVSNVWITYIPPVALTDAVSITHEMVWHPLKILLGSFGWLFSRFH; encoded by the coding sequence ATGGCACAAGTTATTACACATTCAATCTTTAACTATAACAAGGATGTTTTGGAAGACAATGATAAAAGCATGTGGGAGCACCCCACGGATAGAGCAGCCGAACTCCcatacaaaaaaattcgAATAACGGCATTTAGgtatgaaattattgaagttAGTGACGGTAATACCAACAAGATGAGAGGTATGGCgttttttgaaaagttaAAAAACGGTCATAATAGTACACGGGTTTTCTTAGTCCCTTCCTTCTACCATGATCTCTACAGCGATTGTTTAAGTCCTATGCCAATAGCCGGGCACTTTCTCTTTAGGGACCAGTACTTCCGCGTCGCAAAAGTTTATTTCATGAAGGTGGGAACTGATGTTGTTATTAGCCTCGAAAGTGGTGTTTTCGACACTGCCGTCGTTAATATGTTGGTACAAGACCTCGCTGCTGGTCATTTATTTCATCCTGGTAGTGACTGGTACTTAAGGCAATCTCTTCGCAGATTTACTCTTTCTTTGGACACAACAATCAAAGAGTGGGAAAACGTTTATCATCCACCCGCAAAAAAATTGACTTGTCAAGACGTCCGGGAAGAGATTTCTAAACTAATTGATATCGAAGGGTTATTGAACTTAGCCCCGAAGATCTTGTCTGAAGACATAACGATCGCAGGAGGGTTTAGCGAGCAGGAATCCGAAGAAAGAAGGAAACGTCTTCATAGGGTGATCATACCGGCAAAGCAAAGAACTTACGATGTTAAGATTATCCTTTTTTGTAGGATTTACCCTGAACTGCCACGAAAGTTATTTGCTGGGTTGGTAGGACTTATGCAAACGTTTATGAAAGTGCTTTCACCTGTGCTGAGCACTCTCTCCCAATTAAACACCATTAGTACGCCCGCCAAGATCATTGTCTTGCTGATGGCTTTAACTGTATCGAATGTATGGATTACATATATTCCTCCAGTAGCTCTCACTGATGCAGTGAGTATCACTCACGAAATGGTATGGCatccattgaaaatattattaggaTCTTTTGGGTGGTTATTTTCTCGGTTTCATTGA
- the YUH1 gene encoding ubiquitin-specific protease YUH1 (similar to Saccharomyces cerevisiae YUH1 (YJR099W); ancestral locus Anc_7.470) has product MMVSHEDKERAVIPLESNPEVFTDFAKNLGLDPLFAFHDIYSLTDADLLAFLPRPVKAIILLFPISDKQEKQDDVIKNDTQSVMSLSSKDAVWFKQTIKNACGLYAILHSLANNKSMLTSDSILGQFINDNYETKNENNGNKNELTDDFIFDICNKFLKIFEAGETKAPDAHSDVDLHFITFVSNDKNQIFELDGRNPKGPSYLGDITASKNNADDTDLIGEKAIIDRVQWYMDNVEEGNSLNFSLLGLSKSWD; this is encoded by the coding sequence ATGATGGTCTCTCATGAAGATAAGGAAAGGGCTGTTATACCTCTAGAATCGAATCCAGAAGTTTTCACTGATTTTGCAAAAAATTTAGGTTTGGACCCTTTATTTGCTTTCcatgatatatattctttgaCAGATGCTGATCTTCTAGCTTTCTTACCAAGACCAGTTAAGGCaattatcttattattcCCAATAAGTGATAAACAAGAGAAGCAAGATGATGttattaaaaatgataCCCAGAGTGTAATGTCactttcttcaaaagaCGCTGTATGGTTCAAACAAACAATCAAAAATGCTTGTGGGCTTTACGCTATATTACATTCTTTAGCTAATAATAAGTCAATGTTAACCTCGGATTCTATCTTGGGCCAATTCATAAATGATAACTATGAAACaaagaatgaaaacaatggcaataaaaatgaattgacggatgatttcattttcgATATTTGTAATAAGttcttgaaaatttttgaagCTGGTGAAACAAAGGCACCGGATGCACATTCTGATGTTGACTTACATTTTATAACGTTTGTGTCTAATGATAAgaatcaaatttttgaattggaTGGTAGAAATCCTAAAGGACCATCATATCTTGGTGATATTACTGCTAGCAAGAATAATGCGGATGATACAGATTTAATTGGTGAAAAAGCCATTATTGATAGAGTGCAATGGTATATGGACAACGTTGAAGAGGGAAATagtttgaatttttctttattggGGCTATCGAAATCATGGGATTGA
- the NDAI0D00490 gene encoding uncharacterized protein (similar to Saccharomyces cerevisiae YJR098C; ancestral locus Anc_1.114) — MSNSRPTTPLSTTSAGSGIAATRPTGIPTSSHYTISPRISSESKNVRPAYLNDPAETGSFSYQGVETVHNFDTMDANALIGGSQVRPSKITDKKHRHIHNQEDVLYHTNTVSAADTIVAASAASSATDDLSPSSSNRSQHTWHSFIHRPSREQERKRKQSINEEEDRINAVTAAEQEAVLETEEEEEEEEEGEGDETSSIISSSSSRASVQKLTTTTSMVTTRTKIKKPKKKTTIKPNTTHTIFSFSLPFGSTNLIPSTPITIIKNILVTENEKEKIKTKLKRNGSISSLEERMLFQDDYGIDNGHVRAVKETLRIDSLRSSIRQLKVAESNGTARTKDGYLLTRLSSIWNELEGDIVILGGYRGSILRDAHTGKRIWVPIKAGFNMITNDLLLGPNDEDEMNVEKNIIPDGMLTHVGPVDVSKRLIKKLEGNPKVHIEDFGYDWRVSLDISAIKLKDKLQELYDKQPEGNKKGTYLIAHSMGGLVAHKVLQDYTHLVRGIIYVAAPSQCPNILGPLRFGDEVMWNKTLLSKEANFFMRSSFYFLPLDGRCWIDSKTYKDYDLDYFDVNVWIKYGLSPLVSEKRLKLIESRKKNVNNNLRRKIQVMPFLARIKCDNKFVLGSVPIVKKVPYIKEEKSAFVETIDEREFRTSYATCVEYLSRTLRRAKAFLESLEYIPDKKYPPLVIVHGNTVPTVRGGKINGLVDLKNAHYDDFYYGPGDGVVYYKWLLPEQRGFPIESKISSDMGHVSLMADHKAMAKAFIDLVDAEKRDAS; from the coding sequence ATGTCCAATTCAAGGCCTACAACACCACTTTCTACCACTAGTGCTGGCTCTGGTATCGCAGCCACTCGACCTACAGGAATCCCGACCTCATCTCACTATACAATTTCTCCAAGGATATCGTCTGAATCAAAAAATGTAAGACCAGCATATCTCAATGATCCAGCAGAGACAGGTTCATTTAGTTATCAAGGTGTAGAAACGGTACATAATTTCGATACTATGGATGCAAATGCATTAATTGGAGGTTCTCAAGTGAGACCTTCCAAGATCACAGATAAGAAACATAGACATATACATAACCAAGAAGATGTTTTATATCACACGAATACAGTCTCTGCTGCCGATACTATTGTTGCTGCTTCTGCTGCCTCCAGCGCCACTGATGATTTATCACCTTCATCAAGTAATAGATCTCAACATACCTGGCATTCATTTATACATAGACCATCAAGAGAACAAGAACGTAAACGAAAACAAAGTatcaatgaagaagaagatcgTATTAATGCTGTAACAGCAGCAGAGCAAGAGGCCGTACTTGaaacagaagaagaagaagaagaagaagaagaaggagaaggTGATGAAACTTCCTCaattatatcatcatcatcatcaagagCATCAGTTCAAAAATTAACTACTACTACGTCAATGGTAACGACAAGGACAAAGATTAAGAAACCGAAAAAGAAAACCACAATCAAACCGAACACCACTCATACGATTTTTTCATTCTCATTACCATTTGGTTCTACAAATTTGATCCCCAGTACTCCGATCACTATAATTAAGAACATACTGGTGACTGAAAATGAGAAGGAGAAAATTAAAACTAAATTGAAACGTAATGGATCCATTTCCTCTTTGGAGGAACGAATGTTATTCCAAGATGATTATGGTATAGATAATGGTCATGTTCGAGCTGTCAAGGAAACATTACGAATTGATAGTTTAAGATCTTCTATACGTCAATTGAAAGTAGCTGAATCCAATGGAACTGCAAGAACTAAAGATGGATATTTGTTGACTAGGTTGAGTTCCATTTGGAATGAATTAGAGGGTGATATTGTCATCCTGGGTGGATATCGTGGATCTATCTTGAGAGATGCTCATACGGGGAAAAGAATTTGGGTCCCGATAAAGGCTGGTTTTAATATGATTACTAATGATCTTTTACTTGGAcctaatgatgaagatgaaatgaatgtagagaaaaatatcataCCTGATGGGATGCTAACTCATGTTGGACCCGTTGATGTCTCTAAGAGAttaattaagaaattagaaGGTAATCCTAAAGTTcatattgaagattttgGATATGATTGGAGAGTTTCGTTAGATATTAGTgcaataaaattgaaagataaattacaagaattatatgataaaCAACCTGAGGGTAATAAGAAGGGTACTTATTTAATTGCACATTCTATGGGTGGATTAGTGGCTCATAAAGTATTACAAGATTACACTCATTTAGTTAGAGGGATAATATATGTGGCTGCACCAAGTCAATGTCCCAATATATTAGGACCATTAAGGTTTGGAGATGAAGTTATGTGGAATAAGACGTTATTAAGTAAAGAAGCTAATTTTTTCATGAGATCaagtttttattttttaccCCTAGATGGTAGATGTTGGATTGATAGTAAGACATATAAGGATTATGATTTAGATTATTTTGATGTTAATGTTTGGATTAAATATGGTCTCTCACCTCTTGTAAGtgaaaaaagattaaaattaattgaatcgagaaagaagaatgttaataataatctcaGACGGAAAATTCAGGTAATGCCATTTTTAGCTCGGATTAAATGCGACAACAAATTTGTCTTAGGGAGTGTACCCATTGTTAAAAAGGTTCCATATAttaaagaggaaaaatCAGCATTTGTAGAGACGATTGATGAACGAGAATTTAGAACATCGTATGCTACATGTGTAGAATATTTGTCAAGGACTTTACGAAGAGCGAAGGCATTTTTGGAAAGTTTAGAATATATACCAGATAAGAAATATCCACCTTTGGTGATAGTTCATGGTAACACTGTACCGACAGTACGTGGTGGTAAAATTAATGGGTTAGTAGATCTTAAAAATGCACATTATGatgatttttattatgGTCCAGGTGATGGTGTTGTTTATTATAAATGGTTATTACCTGAGCAAAGAGGCTTCCCCATAGAGAGTAAGATTTCCAGTGATATGGGTCATGTTAGTTTAATGGCTGATCATAAAGCCATGGCTAAGGCATTTATTGATCTTGTTGATGCAGAGAAAAGGGATGCCTCGTGA
- the JJJ3 gene encoding Jjj3p (similar to Saccharomyces cerevisiae JJJ3 (YJR097W); ancestral locus Anc_1.113): MTKSSSRITHYEVLNINSDATLQEIKKAYKQKLLNIHPDKSSTQILPISITTNDLTSVSINQIQQAYKILSNESTREQYDEELLETFKKLGYHNHGDGLDEFSLDDFTFDETTCNYNMNCPRCKTLNGFQFNEDSLDEFANTNINTNTNTNGGSSAFQVLAQCNSCSLWLKVNFAIASEDENEDENEDEE; the protein is encoded by the coding sequence ATGACGAAATCTTCATCAAGAATAACTCATTATGAAGTCTTAAACATAAACTCAGATGCAACTTTAcaagaaatcaaaaaagCATACAAACAAAAACTACTAAATATTCATCCAGACAAATCATCCACACAAATACTGCCCATTTCAATAACTACTAACGATCTTACATCTGtatcaataaatcaaatccAGCAAGCATACAAAATCCTATCAAATGAATCTACAAGAGAACAATATGATGAAGAGTTATTAGAaacattcaaaaaattaGGATATCATAATCATGGTGATGGATTAGATGAATTTTCATTGGATGATTTTACATTCGACGAGACAACTTGTAATTATAATATGAATTGTCCTCGTTGTAAAACATTAAATGGATTCCAATTTAATGAGGATTCCCTTGATGAATTTGCAAATACAAACATCAATACAAATACGAATACAAACGGAGGTTCATCGGCATTCCAAGTCTTGGCCCAATGTAATTCATGTAGTTTATGGTTGAAAGTTAATTTTGCTATTGCTAGTGAAGACGAAAACGAAGACGAAAACGAAGACGAAGAATAA
- the SFC1 gene encoding Sfc1p (similar to Saccharomyces cerevisiae SFC1 (YJR095W); ancestral locus Anc_7.467), producing the protein MPQQKTDKKSGPIINLVAGGTAGLFEALCCHPLDTIKVRMQIARRSANIKPHGFIKTGNLIYSQEGFLALYKGLGAVVMGIIPKMAIRFSSYEYYRSALTNKETQTISTGNTFIAGVGAGITEAVLVVNPMEVVKIRLQSQHIPVTAPAVTATSAVLSSGGTAAATGTAAAVGSAPKYTNAIHAVYTIVKEEGVSALYRGVSLTAARQATNQGANFTVYSQLKDYLQKYHKVESLPSWETSLVGLISGAIGPFSNAPLDTIKTRLQKDHSLSSKNHSAWKKITIIGTQLIKEEGFRALYKGITPRVMRVAPGQAVTFTVYEFVRKQMEKYDFFKPAGASSKPSSKPLK; encoded by the coding sequence ATGCCACAACAGAAGACTGACAAAAAATCAGGTCCAATAATAAACTTGGTAGCAGGTGGTACAGCAGGTCTATTTGAAGCCCTATGTTGTCATCCATTAGACACAATAAAAGTTAGAATGCAAATAGCAAGAAGATCAGCAAATATAAAACCACATGGTTTCATCAAAACAGGTAATTTAATCTATTCACAAGAAGGATTCTTAGCTTTATATAAAGGCCTCGGTGCTGTGGTCATGGGTATCATACCAAAAATGGCAATTAGGTTCTCTTCTTATGAGTATTATAGATCTGCATTGACCAACAAAGAAACTCAAACCATCTCCACGGGGAATACTTTCATAGCTGGTGTCGGGGCAGGTATCACAGAGGCGGTATTAGTTGTAAACCCCATGGAAGTAGTCAAAATTAGATTACAATCTCAACATATCCCTGTAACAGCTCCAGCAGTTACAGCTACTAGTGCTGTGTTAAGTAGTGGTGGTACAGCAGCTGCAACTGGAACAGCCGCCGCAGTGGGTTCTGCTCCAAAATACACCAACGCAATTCATGCTGTTTATACAATCgttaaagaagaaggtgtTTCAGCTTTATATAGAGGTGTTTCATTAACCGCAGCAAGACAAGCTACAAATCAAGGTGCTAATTTCACTGTATATTctcaattgaaagattatttacaaaaatatcataaaGTGGAAAGTTTACCATCTTGGGAAACTTCATTAGTAGGTCTTATTTCAGGTGCCATTGGGCCCTTCTCAAATGCTCCACTAGATACTATAAAGACAAGATTACAAAAGGAtcattcattatcttcCAAAAATCATTCGGcatggaaaaaaattacaattattgGTACtcaattaattaaagaagaagggtTTAGAGCTTTATATAAGGGTATCACTCCAAGAGTAATGAGAGTGGCACCAGGTCAAGCTGTGACATTCACCGTTTATGAATTCGTAAGGAaacaaatggaaaaatatgatttttttaaaCCAGCAGGTGCTTCATCAAAACCATCAAGTAAACCACTCAAATAA
- the IME1 gene encoding transcription factor IME1 — MLSTIMIPKFARENQEEQSTENHDLIQTQPIHLRKHTKEISQNFFLESENKIRLANFPTNSESNNNNNNNNPNGDSRSASLNSLFSTYNNNSNNSNNNYENGYDILQWDIQEWEENEYNEDYINIDNDYGYDSKEPQSFDDGYYYSFPSKPNTHDPNLLKFHYFYPRVSTGNNNDYSNLKYPSYEVNIPRVGSPTNKVLKIRNVSTSAREKRTLAYDDHYGNDYVVNMEEDNLLYQTNKFISSDQNIMPIDDDGDDDDDELFQILHYKLARYLGVTNNYNNIIYQDAYNDKSPREQEYLQQLRLEEISCRFSTTYF, encoded by the coding sequence ATGCTCTCTACTATTATGATTCCAAAATTTGCCAGGGAAAACCAAGAAGAACAAAGCACTGAAAATcatgatttaattcaaaCTCAACCAATCCATTTACGTAAACatacaaaagaaatttctcaaaattttttcttagaatctgaaaataaaatacGACTTGCAAATTTTCCTACTAATTCagaatcaaataataataacaataataataacccAAATGGCGATTCAAGATCTGCTTCTTTAAATTCTCTATTTTCAACTTACAATAACAACAGTAACAATAGTAACAACAATTATGAAAATGGTTATGATATTCTTCAATGGGATATACAAGAATgggaagaaaatgaatataatgaagattacataaatattgataatgattATGGCTATGATTCTAAGGAACCACAATCTTTTGATGACGGATACTATTATTCTTTCCCTAGTAAACCAAATACACACGatccaaatttattaaaatttcattacttTTATCCAAGAGTTTCCACTGGCAACAACAATGATTACTCTAATCTGAAATACCCTTCTTATGAAGTTAATATCCCTAGGGTTGGTTCTCCTACCAATAAAGTATTGAAGATCAGAAATGTATCTACTAGTGCACGGGAAAAACGAACGCTTGCATATGATGATCATTATGGAAATGATTACGTTGTAAATATGGAAGAGGATAATCTTCTATATCAGACTAACAAGTTTATTAGTAGTGATCAAAACATCATGccaattgatgatgatggtgatgatgatgatgatgaattattccAGATTTTGCATTACAAATTAGCGAGATACCTTGGTGTTACcaacaattacaacaatATCATATACCAGGATGCATATAATGACAAATCACCAAGGGaacaagaatatttacaaCAACTCAGATTGGAAGAGATTTCTTGTAGATTTAGTACAACGTATTTTTGA
- the FIP1 gene encoding cleavage polyadenylation factor subunit FIP1 (similar to Saccharomyces cerevisiae FIP1 (YJR093C); ancestral locus Anc_7.464) translates to MSSSDEEDDKFLYGSDTENDNTSTGKRTFDEANGNHSDVQVTNKKPKVLSASTLDLSKPSETSSSTSDEDSDGEESDYDSDFDIEFIISAGPDTSRLDSMDTTSISTATTTPIPITTTTTTELPKNAISVASDEVLPDNLIENDVKAEPTPTATGYSMANDESSTITSDSLKNNKTMLGSIDLDKDGLFEGEPITNIDPEVLREKPWRQPGANLSDYFNYGFNEFTWLEYLKRHEKLRIEYNPRRILMGLLSLQQQGKLDPQNTTTQNNDTTNVNNNMIPNNMSPPKQQQMTQLNQQSQKQPPLMPPVGFPPMPMFGGFPPFGMPNMMAPLPAQFQPSQGLKQSSPPSQFQQQQQQQQQKQPPPNQQQINK, encoded by the coding sequence ATGAGTTCaagtgatgaagaagatgataaattccTTTATGGATCTGACACTGAGAATGACAATACTTCTACCGGAAAGAGAACTTTTGATGAAGCAAATGGTAACCATAGTGACGTACAAGTAACGAATAAGAAACCAAAAGTGTTAAGTGCCAGTACCCTTGACCTAAGTAAACCTTCTGAAACATCGTCTTCTACATCAGATGAGGACTCTGATGGTGAAGAATCAGATTATGATTCAGATTTCGATATcgaatttattattagtgcCGGTCCAGATACTTCTCGACTGGATTCAATGGATACTACTTCTATCAGTACTGCAACTACCACTCCAATACCAATAACGACAACAACGACGACAGAACTACCTAAAAATGCAATCAGTGTGGCATCTGATGAAGTACTACCAGATAATCTAATAGAGAATGATGTTAAAGCAGAACCAACACCAACAGCGACTGGTTATTCAATGGcaaatgatgaatcatcaacaataaCTTCtgattctttgaaaaacaataaaactATGTTAGGGTCCATTGACCTTGACAAAGATGGACTATTTGAAGGTGAACCAATAACGAATATTGACCCAGAAGTGCTTCGAGAAAAACCATGGAGACAACCAGGTGCTAATCTATCTGATTATTTCAATTATggatttaatgaattcacATGGttagaatatttgaaaagacatgaaaaattaagaatCGAATATAATCCAAGAAGAATCCTAATGGGTCTTTTATCTTTACAACAACAGGGAAAGTTAGATCCCCAAAATACAACTACACAAAACAATGATACCACTAATGTTAACAACAACATGATACCAAATAATATGTCACCACCTAAACAACAGCAAATGACACAACTAAATCAGCAATCACAAAAGCAGCCTCCTCTAATGCCACCAGTTGGGTTCCCTCCGATGCCAATGTTTGGAGGTTTCCCACCGTTTGGAATGCCAAATATGATGGCTCCATTACCCGCTCAATTTCAGCCATCACAAGGTCTAAAACAATCATCTCCTCCATCTCaatttcaacaacaacaacaacaacagcagcagaAACAACCACCTCCaaaccaacaacaaataaataagtaG